In Brachyspira hampsonii, the following are encoded in one genomic region:
- a CDS encoding rhodanese-like domain-containing protein, whose amino-acid sequence MKRNLFVIITLLLTAVLCNAQTNEASYELDNVKVVNKNGLAINDFISLWKSDPNIILVDVRTPQEIKETGTIKNAVNIDYRAKGYSKKLLSLDKNKKYMFYCKTGGRSGKTVQYLIDNGFKNVYYLKDAGYAEFSSALK is encoded by the coding sequence ATGAAAAGAAATCTTTTTGTTATCATCACATTATTATTAACAGCAGTATTATGTAATGCACAAACTAATGAAGCTTCATACGAGCTTGACAATGTAAAAGTTGTTAATAAAAATGGCTTAGCTATTAATGATTTTATATCATTATGGAAATCTGATCCTAATATAATATTAGTTGATGTCAGAACACCTCAGGAAATTAAAGAAACAGGAACTATAAAAAATGCTGTCAATATTGATTATAGGGCTAAAGGCTACAGCAAAAAACTTTTATCATTGGATAAAAATAAAAAATATATGTTCTATTGCAAAACAGGCGGACGCTCTGGAAAGACAGTGCAGTATTTGATTGATAATGGATTTAAAAATGTATATTATCTTAAAGATGCAGGATATGCAGAATTTTCATCTGCTTTAAAATAA